The following are encoded in a window of Etheostoma cragini isolate CJK2018 chromosome 7, CSU_Ecrag_1.0, whole genome shotgun sequence genomic DNA:
- the klhl17 gene encoding kelch-like protein 17 isoform X3: MMEGGMQLLNRDGHSISHNSKRHYHDSFVSMNRMRQRGLLCDIVLHVSNKEIKAHKVVLASCSPYFHAMFTNEMSESRQTHVTLHDIDCQALEQLVQYAYTAEIVVGEGNVQTLLPAASLLQLNGVRDACCKFLLSQLDPSNCLGIRGFADTHSCSDLLKSAHKYVLQHFVEVSKTEEFMLLPLKQVLDLISSDNLNVPSEEEVYRAVLSWVKHDVDGRRQHVPWLMKCVRLPLLRRDFLMSNVDTELLVRHHSECKDLLIEALKYHLMPEQRGVLSNSRTRPRRCEGASPVLFAVGQCAPEGGGSLFAIHGDCEAYDTRTDRWHMVASMSTRRARVGVAAIGNRLYAVGGYDGTSDLATVESYDPITNAWQPEVSMGTRRSCLGVAVLHGLLYAAGGYDGASCLNSAERYDPLTSTWTSIAAMSTRRRYVRVATLDSSLYAVGGYDSSSHLATVEKYDPQSNTWIAIANMLSRRSSAGVAVLDGMLYVAGGNDGTSCLNSVERFNPKANTWEGVAPMNIRRSTHDLVAMDGWLYAVGGNDGSSSLNSIEKYNPRSNKWVAASCMFTRRSSVGVAVLELLNFPPPSSPTLSVSSTSL; this comes from the exons ATGATGGAGGGGGGAATGCAGCTGCTTAACCGAGATGGCCACAGTATCTCGCACAACTCGAAGCGCCACTACCACGACTCCTTCGTGTCCATGAACAGGATGCGACAGCGCGGCCTGCTGTGTGACATTGTGCTCCATGTCTCCAACAAAGAAATCAAGGCGCACAAAGTGGTGCTGGCATCCTGCAGCCCCTACTTCCACGCTATGTTTACAA ATGAGATGTCAGAGAGTCGGCAGACCCATGTCACCCTTCATGACATTGACTGTCAGGCTTTGGAGCAGCTGGTCCAGTATGCCTACACAGCAGAGATTGTGGTCGGGGAAGGCAATGTGCAG ACGCTGCTCCCAGCGGCCAGTCTGCTGCAGCTCAACGGGGTGCGGGACGCCTGTTGCAAGTTCCTCCTCAGCCAGCTGGACCCCTCCAACTGCCTGGGCATCCGAGGCTTCGCTGATACACACTCCTGCAGCGACCTGCTCAAGTCAGCCCACAAGTATGTCCTGCAGCACTTTGTGGAGGTGTCCAAGACAGAGGAGTTCATGTTGCTGCCACTGAAACAA GTCCTGGATTTGATCTCCAGTGACAATCTCAACGTGCCATCTGAAGAGGAAGTGTACCGGGCTGTGTTGAGCTGGGTGAAACATGATGTAGATGGACGCAGACAACATGTACCTTGG CTGATGAAGTGTGTCCGGCTCCCACTGCTGAGACGAGACTTTCTGATGAGCAACGTGGATACAGAGCTGCTGGTGCGACACCACTCTGAGTGCAAGGACCTTCTGATCGAGGCTCTCAAGTACCACCTGATGCCGGAGCAGAGGGGCGTCCTCAGCAACAGCCGGACACGCCCGCGACGCTGTGAGGGCGCTAGCCCTGTGCTCTTCGCCGTTGGTCAGTGTGCCCCTGAAG gtggTGGCAGCCTGTTCGCCATCCATGGAGACTGCGAGGCGTATGACACCAGGACTGATCGCTGGCACATGGTGGCATCCATGTCCACTCGGCGGGCACGGGTGGGCGTGGCAGCCATTGGGAACAGACTTTATGCTGTTGGAGG GTATGATGGAACCTCAGACCTTGCCACTGTAGAATCCTACGACCCCATCACCAACGCCTGGCAACCTGAGGTTTCCATGGGCACACGGCGGAGCTGTTTGGGTGTAGCGGTCCTGCATGGCCTTCTGTACGCTGCTGGAGGTTATGATGGAGCTTCCTGTCTTAATAG TGCAGAGCGTTACGACCCTCTGACCAGTACATGGACCTCCATAGCTGCCATGAGCACACGTAGGAGATATGTCCGAGTGGCAACTCTGG ATAGCAGCTTGTATGCAGTGGGAGGTTATGACAGCTCCTCACATCTTGCGACAGTGGAGAAATATGACCCCCAG AGCAACACGTGGATTGCCATTGCCAACATGCTGAGTCGGCGCAGCAGTGCCGGGGTGGCCGTGTTGGACGGCATGCTGTATGTCGCAGGAGGCAATGACGGCACCAGCTGCCTGAACTCTGTGGAGCGATTTAACCCCAAGGCCAACACCTGGGAGGGAGTGGCCCCCATGAACATACGCAG gAGTACCCATGACCTTGTGGCGATGGATGGCTGGTTATACGCAGTAGGAGGTAACGATGGCAGCTCCAGCCTCAACTCCATTGAGAAGTACAACCCGCGCAGCAACAAATGGGTCGCAGCCTCCTGCATGTTTACACGGCGCAGCAGTGTGGGTGTCGCAGTGTTGGAGCTGCTGAACTTTCCACCACCCTCCTCCCCCACCCTCTCGGTTTCCTCCACCAGCCTTTGA
- the klhl17 gene encoding kelch-like protein 17 isoform X1: MMEGGMQLLNRDGHSISHNSKRHYHDSFVSMNRMRQRGLLCDIVLHVSNKEIKAHKVVLASCSPYFHAMFTTLVLCDNADEMSESRQTHVTLHDIDCQALEQLVQYAYTAEIVVGEGNVQTLLPAASLLQLNGVRDACCKFLLSQLDPSNCLGIRGFADTHSCSDLLKSAHKYVLQHFVEVSKTEEFMLLPLKQVLDLISSDNLNVPSEEEVYRAVLSWVKHDVDGRRQHVPWLMKCVRLPLLRRDFLMSNVDTELLVRHHSECKDLLIEALKYHLMPEQRGVLSNSRTRPRRCEGASPVLFAVGQCAPEGGGSLFAIHGDCEAYDTRTDRWHMVASMSTRRARVGVAAIGNRLYAVGGYDGTSDLATVESYDPITNAWQPEVSMGTRRSCLGVAVLHGLLYAAGGYDGASCLNSAERYDPLTSTWTSIAAMSTRRRYVRVATLDSSLYAVGGYDSSSHLATVEKYDPQSNTWIAIANMLSRRSSAGVAVLDGMLYVAGGNDGTSCLNSVERFNPKANTWEGVAPMNIRRSTHDLVAMDGWLYAVGGNDGSSSLNSIEKYNPRSNKWVAASCMFTRRSSVGVAVLELLNFPPPSSPTLSVSSTSL, encoded by the exons ATGATGGAGGGGGGAATGCAGCTGCTTAACCGAGATGGCCACAGTATCTCGCACAACTCGAAGCGCCACTACCACGACTCCTTCGTGTCCATGAACAGGATGCGACAGCGCGGCCTGCTGTGTGACATTGTGCTCCATGTCTCCAACAAAGAAATCAAGGCGCACAAAGTGGTGCTGGCATCCTGCAGCCCCTACTTCCACGCTATGTTTACAA CTCTTGTTCTGTGTGACAATGCAGATGAGATGTCAGAGAGTCGGCAGACCCATGTCACCCTTCATGACATTGACTGTCAGGCTTTGGAGCAGCTGGTCCAGTATGCCTACACAGCAGAGATTGTGGTCGGGGAAGGCAATGTGCAG ACGCTGCTCCCAGCGGCCAGTCTGCTGCAGCTCAACGGGGTGCGGGACGCCTGTTGCAAGTTCCTCCTCAGCCAGCTGGACCCCTCCAACTGCCTGGGCATCCGAGGCTTCGCTGATACACACTCCTGCAGCGACCTGCTCAAGTCAGCCCACAAGTATGTCCTGCAGCACTTTGTGGAGGTGTCCAAGACAGAGGAGTTCATGTTGCTGCCACTGAAACAA GTCCTGGATTTGATCTCCAGTGACAATCTCAACGTGCCATCTGAAGAGGAAGTGTACCGGGCTGTGTTGAGCTGGGTGAAACATGATGTAGATGGACGCAGACAACATGTACCTTGG CTGATGAAGTGTGTCCGGCTCCCACTGCTGAGACGAGACTTTCTGATGAGCAACGTGGATACAGAGCTGCTGGTGCGACACCACTCTGAGTGCAAGGACCTTCTGATCGAGGCTCTCAAGTACCACCTGATGCCGGAGCAGAGGGGCGTCCTCAGCAACAGCCGGACACGCCCGCGACGCTGTGAGGGCGCTAGCCCTGTGCTCTTCGCCGTTGGTCAGTGTGCCCCTGAAG gtggTGGCAGCCTGTTCGCCATCCATGGAGACTGCGAGGCGTATGACACCAGGACTGATCGCTGGCACATGGTGGCATCCATGTCCACTCGGCGGGCACGGGTGGGCGTGGCAGCCATTGGGAACAGACTTTATGCTGTTGGAGG GTATGATGGAACCTCAGACCTTGCCACTGTAGAATCCTACGACCCCATCACCAACGCCTGGCAACCTGAGGTTTCCATGGGCACACGGCGGAGCTGTTTGGGTGTAGCGGTCCTGCATGGCCTTCTGTACGCTGCTGGAGGTTATGATGGAGCTTCCTGTCTTAATAG TGCAGAGCGTTACGACCCTCTGACCAGTACATGGACCTCCATAGCTGCCATGAGCACACGTAGGAGATATGTCCGAGTGGCAACTCTGG ATAGCAGCTTGTATGCAGTGGGAGGTTATGACAGCTCCTCACATCTTGCGACAGTGGAGAAATATGACCCCCAG AGCAACACGTGGATTGCCATTGCCAACATGCTGAGTCGGCGCAGCAGTGCCGGGGTGGCCGTGTTGGACGGCATGCTGTATGTCGCAGGAGGCAATGACGGCACCAGCTGCCTGAACTCTGTGGAGCGATTTAACCCCAAGGCCAACACCTGGGAGGGAGTGGCCCCCATGAACATACGCAG gAGTACCCATGACCTTGTGGCGATGGATGGCTGGTTATACGCAGTAGGAGGTAACGATGGCAGCTCCAGCCTCAACTCCATTGAGAAGTACAACCCGCGCAGCAACAAATGGGTCGCAGCCTCCTGCATGTTTACACGGCGCAGCAGTGTGGGTGTCGCAGTGTTGGAGCTGCTGAACTTTCCACCACCCTCCTCCCCCACCCTCTCGGTTTCCTCCACCAGCCTTTGA
- the klhl17 gene encoding kelch-like protein 17 isoform X4, with amino-acid sequence MMEGGMQLLNRDGHSISHNSKRHYHDSFVSMNRMRQRGLLCDIVLHVSNKEIKAHKVVLASCSPYFHAMFTNEMSESRQTHVTLHDIDCQALEQLVQYAYTAEIVVGEGNVQTLLPAASLLQLNGVRDACCKFLLSQLDPSNCLGIRGFADTHSCSDLLKSAHKYVLQHFVEVSKTEEFMLLPLKQVLDLISSDNLNVPSEEEVYRAVLSWVKHDVDGRRQHVPWLMKCVRLPLLRRDFLMSNVDTELLVRHHSECKDLLIEALKYHLMPEQRGVLSNSRTRPRRCEGASPVLFAVGGGSLFAIHGDCEAYDTRTDRWHMVASMSTRRARVGVAAIGNRLYAVGGYDGTSDLATVESYDPITNAWQPEVSMGTRRSCLGVAVLHGLLYAAGGYDGASCLNSAERYDPLTSTWTSIAAMSTRRRYVRVATLDSSLYAVGGYDSSSHLATVEKYDPQSNTWIAIANMLSRRSSAGVAVLDGMLYVAGGNDGTSCLNSVERFNPKANTWEGVAPMNIRRSTHDLVAMDGWLYAVGGNDGSSSLNSIEKYNPRSNKWVAASCMFTRRSSVGVAVLELLNFPPPSSPTLSVSSTSL; translated from the exons ATGATGGAGGGGGGAATGCAGCTGCTTAACCGAGATGGCCACAGTATCTCGCACAACTCGAAGCGCCACTACCACGACTCCTTCGTGTCCATGAACAGGATGCGACAGCGCGGCCTGCTGTGTGACATTGTGCTCCATGTCTCCAACAAAGAAATCAAGGCGCACAAAGTGGTGCTGGCATCCTGCAGCCCCTACTTCCACGCTATGTTTACAA ATGAGATGTCAGAGAGTCGGCAGACCCATGTCACCCTTCATGACATTGACTGTCAGGCTTTGGAGCAGCTGGTCCAGTATGCCTACACAGCAGAGATTGTGGTCGGGGAAGGCAATGTGCAG ACGCTGCTCCCAGCGGCCAGTCTGCTGCAGCTCAACGGGGTGCGGGACGCCTGTTGCAAGTTCCTCCTCAGCCAGCTGGACCCCTCCAACTGCCTGGGCATCCGAGGCTTCGCTGATACACACTCCTGCAGCGACCTGCTCAAGTCAGCCCACAAGTATGTCCTGCAGCACTTTGTGGAGGTGTCCAAGACAGAGGAGTTCATGTTGCTGCCACTGAAACAA GTCCTGGATTTGATCTCCAGTGACAATCTCAACGTGCCATCTGAAGAGGAAGTGTACCGGGCTGTGTTGAGCTGGGTGAAACATGATGTAGATGGACGCAGACAACATGTACCTTGG CTGATGAAGTGTGTCCGGCTCCCACTGCTGAGACGAGACTTTCTGATGAGCAACGTGGATACAGAGCTGCTGGTGCGACACCACTCTGAGTGCAAGGACCTTCTGATCGAGGCTCTCAAGTACCACCTGATGCCGGAGCAGAGGGGCGTCCTCAGCAACAGCCGGACACGCCCGCGACGCTGTGAGGGCGCTAGCCCTGTGCTCTTCGCCGTTG gtggTGGCAGCCTGTTCGCCATCCATGGAGACTGCGAGGCGTATGACACCAGGACTGATCGCTGGCACATGGTGGCATCCATGTCCACTCGGCGGGCACGGGTGGGCGTGGCAGCCATTGGGAACAGACTTTATGCTGTTGGAGG GTATGATGGAACCTCAGACCTTGCCACTGTAGAATCCTACGACCCCATCACCAACGCCTGGCAACCTGAGGTTTCCATGGGCACACGGCGGAGCTGTTTGGGTGTAGCGGTCCTGCATGGCCTTCTGTACGCTGCTGGAGGTTATGATGGAGCTTCCTGTCTTAATAG TGCAGAGCGTTACGACCCTCTGACCAGTACATGGACCTCCATAGCTGCCATGAGCACACGTAGGAGATATGTCCGAGTGGCAACTCTGG ATAGCAGCTTGTATGCAGTGGGAGGTTATGACAGCTCCTCACATCTTGCGACAGTGGAGAAATATGACCCCCAG AGCAACACGTGGATTGCCATTGCCAACATGCTGAGTCGGCGCAGCAGTGCCGGGGTGGCCGTGTTGGACGGCATGCTGTATGTCGCAGGAGGCAATGACGGCACCAGCTGCCTGAACTCTGTGGAGCGATTTAACCCCAAGGCCAACACCTGGGAGGGAGTGGCCCCCATGAACATACGCAG gAGTACCCATGACCTTGTGGCGATGGATGGCTGGTTATACGCAGTAGGAGGTAACGATGGCAGCTCCAGCCTCAACTCCATTGAGAAGTACAACCCGCGCAGCAACAAATGGGTCGCAGCCTCCTGCATGTTTACACGGCGCAGCAGTGTGGGTGTCGCAGTGTTGGAGCTGCTGAACTTTCCACCACCCTCCTCCCCCACCCTCTCGGTTTCCTCCACCAGCCTTTGA
- the klhl17 gene encoding kelch-like protein 17 isoform X2, giving the protein MMEGGMQLLNRDGHSISHNSKRHYHDSFVSMNRMRQRGLLCDIVLHVSNKEIKAHKVVLASCSPYFHAMFTTLVLCDNADEMSESRQTHVTLHDIDCQALEQLVQYAYTAEIVVGEGNVQTLLPAASLLQLNGVRDACCKFLLSQLDPSNCLGIRGFADTHSCSDLLKSAHKYVLQHFVEVSKTEEFMLLPLKQVLDLISSDNLNVPSEEEVYRAVLSWVKHDVDGRRQHVPWLMKCVRLPLLRRDFLMSNVDTELLVRHHSECKDLLIEALKYHLMPEQRGVLSNSRTRPRRCEGASPVLFAVGGGSLFAIHGDCEAYDTRTDRWHMVASMSTRRARVGVAAIGNRLYAVGGYDGTSDLATVESYDPITNAWQPEVSMGTRRSCLGVAVLHGLLYAAGGYDGASCLNSAERYDPLTSTWTSIAAMSTRRRYVRVATLDSSLYAVGGYDSSSHLATVEKYDPQSNTWIAIANMLSRRSSAGVAVLDGMLYVAGGNDGTSCLNSVERFNPKANTWEGVAPMNIRRSTHDLVAMDGWLYAVGGNDGSSSLNSIEKYNPRSNKWVAASCMFTRRSSVGVAVLELLNFPPPSSPTLSVSSTSL; this is encoded by the exons ATGATGGAGGGGGGAATGCAGCTGCTTAACCGAGATGGCCACAGTATCTCGCACAACTCGAAGCGCCACTACCACGACTCCTTCGTGTCCATGAACAGGATGCGACAGCGCGGCCTGCTGTGTGACATTGTGCTCCATGTCTCCAACAAAGAAATCAAGGCGCACAAAGTGGTGCTGGCATCCTGCAGCCCCTACTTCCACGCTATGTTTACAA CTCTTGTTCTGTGTGACAATGCAGATGAGATGTCAGAGAGTCGGCAGACCCATGTCACCCTTCATGACATTGACTGTCAGGCTTTGGAGCAGCTGGTCCAGTATGCCTACACAGCAGAGATTGTGGTCGGGGAAGGCAATGTGCAG ACGCTGCTCCCAGCGGCCAGTCTGCTGCAGCTCAACGGGGTGCGGGACGCCTGTTGCAAGTTCCTCCTCAGCCAGCTGGACCCCTCCAACTGCCTGGGCATCCGAGGCTTCGCTGATACACACTCCTGCAGCGACCTGCTCAAGTCAGCCCACAAGTATGTCCTGCAGCACTTTGTGGAGGTGTCCAAGACAGAGGAGTTCATGTTGCTGCCACTGAAACAA GTCCTGGATTTGATCTCCAGTGACAATCTCAACGTGCCATCTGAAGAGGAAGTGTACCGGGCTGTGTTGAGCTGGGTGAAACATGATGTAGATGGACGCAGACAACATGTACCTTGG CTGATGAAGTGTGTCCGGCTCCCACTGCTGAGACGAGACTTTCTGATGAGCAACGTGGATACAGAGCTGCTGGTGCGACACCACTCTGAGTGCAAGGACCTTCTGATCGAGGCTCTCAAGTACCACCTGATGCCGGAGCAGAGGGGCGTCCTCAGCAACAGCCGGACACGCCCGCGACGCTGTGAGGGCGCTAGCCCTGTGCTCTTCGCCGTTG gtggTGGCAGCCTGTTCGCCATCCATGGAGACTGCGAGGCGTATGACACCAGGACTGATCGCTGGCACATGGTGGCATCCATGTCCACTCGGCGGGCACGGGTGGGCGTGGCAGCCATTGGGAACAGACTTTATGCTGTTGGAGG GTATGATGGAACCTCAGACCTTGCCACTGTAGAATCCTACGACCCCATCACCAACGCCTGGCAACCTGAGGTTTCCATGGGCACACGGCGGAGCTGTTTGGGTGTAGCGGTCCTGCATGGCCTTCTGTACGCTGCTGGAGGTTATGATGGAGCTTCCTGTCTTAATAG TGCAGAGCGTTACGACCCTCTGACCAGTACATGGACCTCCATAGCTGCCATGAGCACACGTAGGAGATATGTCCGAGTGGCAACTCTGG ATAGCAGCTTGTATGCAGTGGGAGGTTATGACAGCTCCTCACATCTTGCGACAGTGGAGAAATATGACCCCCAG AGCAACACGTGGATTGCCATTGCCAACATGCTGAGTCGGCGCAGCAGTGCCGGGGTGGCCGTGTTGGACGGCATGCTGTATGTCGCAGGAGGCAATGACGGCACCAGCTGCCTGAACTCTGTGGAGCGATTTAACCCCAAGGCCAACACCTGGGAGGGAGTGGCCCCCATGAACATACGCAG gAGTACCCATGACCTTGTGGCGATGGATGGCTGGTTATACGCAGTAGGAGGTAACGATGGCAGCTCCAGCCTCAACTCCATTGAGAAGTACAACCCGCGCAGCAACAAATGGGTCGCAGCCTCCTGCATGTTTACACGGCGCAGCAGTGTGGGTGTCGCAGTGTTGGAGCTGCTGAACTTTCCACCACCCTCCTCCCCCACCCTCTCGGTTTCCTCCACCAGCCTTTGA